One Prevotella melaninogenica DNA window includes the following coding sequences:
- a CDS encoding CDP-alcohol phosphatidyltransferase family protein, translating to MMKEQQNNRVSAQQKGDNSHLTIQSSSPYLGEGQESKMGFFSLLRASFKSMDTEEWLDIYFTRPIGLAFALFWHRLGVTPNTITILSIFLGIGAGVMFYFTDTLHNIIGIILLMLANFCDSTDGQLARLTRQQSMKGRCLDGFAGDVWFFSIYLAIVLRLWYQPMPGTSEVWGFWGLALAAIASLLCHSPQSSLSDYYRQIHLYFLKGKEGSELDSYEREHAIVESLKGKKGVFWDRAFHSNYQRYCRSQERRTPAFQKFHAVLIEKYGGIDKVPQELRDRFLAGSRPLMPFTNFLSFNSRAILIYVTCLLNCPWIYFVFEVSLYNLLYIYMHKRHEDLCKSLTPKV from the coding sequence ATGATGAAAGAACAACAAAATAACAGAGTATCTGCTCAGCAAAAAGGAGACAATTCTCATTTAACCATACAGAGTTCTTCTCCCTATTTGGGCGAAGGACAAGAAAGTAAGATGGGATTTTTCAGTCTCCTTCGCGCCTCTTTCAAGTCTATGGACACGGAAGAATGGCTTGATATTTATTTTACTCGTCCCATAGGTTTGGCATTTGCCCTGTTCTGGCATCGCTTGGGTGTTACACCTAATACTATTACCATTCTTTCTATCTTCCTTGGAATTGGTGCGGGTGTAATGTTTTACTTTACAGATACCTTGCATAATATCATTGGAATTATTCTCTTGATGTTAGCAAACTTTTGTGATTCAACAGACGGACAGTTGGCACGGCTTACTCGTCAACAATCTATGAAAGGTCGCTGTTTAGATGGTTTTGCAGGCGATGTGTGGTTCTTCTCAATCTATCTTGCTATTGTCTTACGACTGTGGTATCAGCCAATGCCTGGCACATCAGAGGTGTGGGGCTTTTGGGGATTAGCCTTGGCAGCCATTGCAAGTTTGTTATGTCACTCTCCACAAAGTTCATTGAGCGACTATTATCGACAGATTCATCTTTATTTCTTGAAGGGTAAAGAAGGTTCAGAACTTGACTCATACGAACGCGAACACGCTATTGTCGAAAGCTTGAAAGGAAAGAAGGGAGTCTTTTGGGACCGTGCTTTTCATAGTAATTATCAACGTTATTGTAGGAGTCAGGAGCGTAGAACCCCTGCTTTTCAGAAGTTTCATGCAGTATTGATAGAGAAGTACGGAGGAATAGATAAGGTGCCACAGGAACTCAGAGATCGTTTCTTGGCAGGTAGCAGACCGTTGATGCCTTTTACAAACTTTCTTTCGTTCAACAGTCGTGCTATTCTTATCTACGTCACTTGCTTATTGAATTGTCCGTGGATATACTTTGTGTTTGAGGTTAGTTTATATAATCTTCTGTACATCTATATGCACAAACGGCACGAAGATTTGTGTAAAAGTCTTACGCCAAAAGTGTAA
- a CDS encoding HAD family hydrolase, protein MNKELNDISLRTKRTHATQCDEEGGLTLLFDFGGTLDTAGCHWGKFLWYAYKRNGIPVTEEQFREAYVHAERTLGEQPIIRSHDTFLSMLTSKLKLEFEYLVDCGWLPEDKVEAERMQKVVVHDVYERVKANIAESRDVLSELKKHYRIGLVTNFYGNMSVVLEEFGLSSYFETVTESAVVGVRKPDSQIFNIAVKSMDVKPENVIVIGDSYTKDILPAHELGCHTIWLKGEGWTSEEPTMCVADYIIKNLVELQPILRQYTPL, encoded by the coding sequence ATGAACAAAGAGTTAAACGATATATCATTAAGAACAAAGAGAACACACGCTACTCAATGTGATGAGGAGGGAGGGTTAACTCTCCTCTTTGACTTTGGTGGTACGCTTGATACAGCAGGTTGTCACTGGGGAAAGTTCCTTTGGTATGCATACAAAAGAAACGGAATTCCTGTGACAGAAGAGCAGTTTCGTGAAGCCTATGTACATGCAGAACGTACCTTAGGAGAGCAGCCTATTATACGGTCACACGACACATTTCTTTCGATGTTAACGTCTAAATTGAAATTAGAGTTTGAATACTTGGTTGACTGTGGCTGGTTGCCAGAGGATAAGGTTGAGGCTGAACGAATGCAAAAGGTTGTGGTACATGACGTCTATGAGAGGGTAAAAGCCAACATAGCAGAGAGTAGAGACGTGCTGTCGGAGTTAAAGAAGCATTATAGAATAGGCTTGGTAACAAACTTCTATGGCAACATGTCAGTTGTACTTGAGGAGTTTGGCTTATCTTCTTATTTTGAAACCGTGACGGAAAGTGCTGTTGTTGGTGTTCGAAAACCTGATTCACAGATATTTAATATAGCTGTAAAATCTATGGATGTGAAGCCTGAAAACGTTATTGTGATAGGTGATAGCTACACAAAAGACATACTTCCTGCACATGAACTTGGTTGTCATACCATATGGTTAAAAGGCGAAGGGTGGACGTCTGAAGAGCCAACAATGTGTGTAGCAGATTATATTATTAAGAATTTAGTTGAACTACAACCTATATTAAGACAATATACGCCACTTTAA
- a CDS encoding inositol-3-phosphate synthase: MKQTNVKPAEGRLGIMVVGCGAVATTFMTGVLMTRKGLTKPIGSMTQYDKIRVGRGADKKYLHYKDIVPLANLDDIVFGTWDVYPQNAYQAAVYAEVLKAKDIEPVREELMAIKPLKAAFDRNYAKRLDGDNVKDCKTRWDMVLELQKDIQNFKKEHGCERVVVIWAASTEIYVPYDEAYHKTLEQLESAMKSDDREHVAPSMCYAYAALTEDCPFIMGAPNTTVDIPAMWELAEKTRMPIAGKDFKTGQTLVKSGFAPIIKTRNLGLAGWFSTNILGNRDGLVLDEPANFHTKEVSKLSTLETICRADEQPDLYGNIYHKVRINYYPPRNDDKEGWDNIDIFGWMGYPMQIKINFLCRDSILAAPLLLDLTLLSDLAARAGRYGIQRFLSIFLKSPMHDFTRGEEAVNNLFEQYTMLKNAIREMGGYEADEEID; this comes from the coding sequence ATGAAGCAAACAAATGTAAAGCCTGCAGAGGGCAGATTAGGAATAATGGTCGTTGGTTGCGGCGCTGTTGCTACGACCTTCATGACTGGAGTGTTAATGACACGCAAGGGTCTTACGAAGCCTATTGGCTCTATGACTCAATATGATAAAATCCGTGTTGGGCGCGGAGCTGATAAAAAATATCTTCATTACAAAGATATTGTTCCATTGGCAAACTTAGATGATATCGTCTTTGGTACATGGGATGTGTACCCTCAGAATGCTTATCAAGCAGCAGTATATGCTGAAGTGTTGAAGGCAAAGGATATCGAACCAGTACGTGAGGAACTGATGGCTATCAAGCCTCTGAAGGCAGCTTTCGACCGAAACTATGCTAAGCGACTTGATGGTGACAATGTTAAAGACTGCAAGACACGCTGGGATATGGTGCTGGAATTGCAGAAAGACATTCAGAACTTTAAGAAAGAGCATGGCTGCGAACGTGTTGTTGTCATCTGGGCAGCTTCTACCGAGATTTATGTACCATACGATGAGGCATACCACAAAACGCTTGAGCAATTGGAATCGGCTATGAAGTCAGATGATAGAGAGCATGTTGCGCCATCTATGTGTTATGCTTATGCGGCATTGACAGAGGATTGTCCGTTTATCATGGGTGCTCCTAATACAACGGTTGACATACCTGCTATGTGGGAATTGGCTGAGAAGACTCGTATGCCTATTGCTGGTAAGGACTTTAAGACAGGGCAGACATTGGTTAAGTCGGGCTTTGCTCCTATCATTAAGACACGTAACCTTGGACTTGCTGGTTGGTTCTCAACGAACATCTTGGGTAATCGTGATGGCTTAGTTCTTGATGAACCAGCTAACTTCCATACAAAGGAAGTAAGTAAGTTGTCGACACTTGAGACCATTTGTAGAGCTGATGAGCAGCCCGATCTTTATGGTAATATCTATCATAAAGTGCGTATCAACTATTATCCTCCTCGTAATGATGACAAGGAAGGATGGGATAATATAGACATCTTTGGCTGGATGGGTTACCCGATGCAGATAAAGATTAATTTCCTTTGTCGTGATTCCATCCTTGCTGCACCATTGCTTCTTGACCTTACGTTGCTCTCTGATCTTGCTGCAAGGGCAGGTCGTTATGGTATTCAGCGTTTCTTGAGTATCTTCCTCAAGAGTCCAATGCACGATTTTACTCGTGGTGAGGAAGCTGTCAATAATCTTTTTGAACAGTATACAATGCTGAAAAATGCCATTCGAGAAATGGGTGGATATGAAGCTGATGAGGAGATTGATTAG
- a CDS encoding DUF5686 family protein, translating to MIRLRVIVALLFVFVSFSAHAYTFKSLYFNSKPYVMHIDSLLVGKDSSFVGKDSLLTAADSMGIATDSLLQLMDSLAKIAAKPAVIDSTLLQCYVVDWQTGDSIPYANAVYRNLKLGASSDANGHFSIARKVGEQLTITAVGYKSRNIKITAHTSRELKVTLIADSKQLQGIVVKAKRRHKYSRKDNPAVELMRRVIAAKKQTHLENHDYYQYDKYQKVTMAINNLTPDELEGSMFKKASWLLEQVETCPYNNKLILPISVDETLTQHLYRKNPRDEKDIVLGQSTKGISKLIQTGEALNTIVKDLFKDINLYDDQIDLLQKRFPSPIGSTAISFYHFYIDDTVYVNQDQCIRLQFMPANQQDFGFRGELYVLNDSSLHVKKCDMQLPANTGVNFVDAMKFQQEFTKLSNGEWALTTDNMIAELKLTDLLQRAIVIRTTGITNYSFAPIDDKQFKGKAKTIYDTNAKMRDNEFWAAHRTTQLTKSEAGMDSFIKRMASTKHFKWVMFASKALIENFIETGSEDKPSKFDIGPVNTFISKNFVDGIRLRASARTTAKFNPHWFFEGYYAYGTKSHRNYYDAKVTYSFNKPEYQPIEFPIRTISFESTSDVESPSDKYLKHNKDNIFMTFRPVKVEQMYFVNRQKINFMWETDYGLATSFEIRTESNRPTGKLVYEKMDGTLVDKLRVSEISLGFNYRPGQSYVNSKQKRMTVNLDAPEFNVTHTMGIKHFLGSDFNTNLTEVSIYKRFWLGSWGHVDTRVQGGAQWNKVPFQFLITPPVNTSYFEHQGTFNLMKGLEFLNDRYAQFNLAWDLEGKIFNRIPLIKKLKWREYVAFKGMWGHLTDKNNPYLPQNSNDTELYKFPVDTRVMTRDPYMEFVVGVHNIFKFLEVDYVRRLTYTHAPGISKNGIRFGFNLVF from the coding sequence ATGATAAGGTTGAGAGTGATAGTTGCTCTCCTCTTTGTATTCGTATCATTTTCAGCACATGCATATACATTTAAGTCTTTGTACTTTAATTCAAAGCCTTATGTTATGCACATAGATTCGTTGTTGGTGGGTAAAGATTCTTCGTTTGTAGGTAAAGATTCCTTGTTGACAGCAGCTGACTCGATGGGAATTGCAACTGATTCGTTGCTGCAACTGATGGATTCATTAGCTAAGATAGCCGCTAAGCCTGCTGTGATAGATAGTACGCTACTTCAATGTTATGTGGTTGATTGGCAAACGGGAGATAGTATTCCTTATGCGAATGCAGTCTATCGGAATTTAAAGTTAGGTGCTTCGAGTGATGCGAATGGTCATTTCTCTATTGCAAGAAAAGTAGGAGAACAACTTACAATCACTGCTGTTGGCTATAAATCACGTAATATTAAGATTACTGCACATACTTCAAGAGAATTGAAAGTGACGCTTATCGCAGACTCTAAGCAGTTGCAGGGTATTGTGGTGAAGGCTAAACGTCGTCATAAATATTCGCGTAAGGATAACCCAGCAGTAGAGTTGATGAGGCGAGTTATTGCTGCGAAGAAGCAAACTCACTTGGAAAACCATGATTACTATCAGTATGATAAGTATCAGAAGGTGACTATGGCTATTAATAACCTTACACCTGATGAACTTGAAGGCTCTATGTTTAAGAAAGCTTCTTGGCTTCTTGAGCAAGTAGAAACTTGTCCTTATAATAACAAACTCATTCTTCCAATCTCTGTAGATGAGACGCTTACCCAGCATCTTTATCGTAAGAATCCACGTGATGAAAAGGATATCGTGTTAGGACAGTCTACTAAGGGTATTTCAAAACTTATACAAACAGGTGAAGCTTTGAATACGATTGTGAAGGATCTTTTTAAGGATATCAATCTTTATGACGACCAAATTGATCTTCTTCAGAAGCGTTTCCCTTCTCCAATAGGCTCTACAGCGATTTCGTTCTATCATTTTTATATCGACGATACGGTTTATGTCAATCAGGATCAGTGTATTCGTTTGCAGTTTATGCCAGCCAACCAGCAGGACTTTGGGTTCCGTGGAGAGTTGTATGTGTTGAATGATAGTTCACTTCATGTGAAGAAGTGTGATATGCAGTTGCCTGCTAATACGGGTGTTAACTTTGTTGATGCAATGAAGTTTCAGCAGGAATTCACGAAGTTAAGTAATGGAGAGTGGGCTTTGACAACAGACAATATGATTGCTGAGTTGAAGCTGACAGACCTCTTGCAACGTGCTATTGTCATTCGCACGACCGGTATAACAAACTATTCTTTTGCCCCTATTGATGACAAACAATTTAAGGGTAAGGCAAAGACTATATACGATACCAATGCTAAGATGCGTGATAATGAGTTTTGGGCAGCACACAGAACAACGCAACTGACGAAGAGTGAGGCTGGAATGGACTCATTTATCAAGCGTATGGCAAGCACAAAGCATTTCAAATGGGTGATGTTTGCGTCCAAGGCTTTGATAGAGAACTTCATTGAAACAGGTTCAGAAGACAAGCCAAGTAAGTTTGATATTGGTCCTGTCAATACTTTTATCTCAAAGAACTTTGTTGATGGCATTCGTTTACGTGCCTCTGCCCGTACTACAGCTAAGTTTAATCCTCATTGGTTCTTTGAAGGTTATTATGCTTATGGTACAAAGTCACATCGCAATTATTACGATGCAAAGGTTACCTACTCGTTTAATAAGCCCGAGTATCAACCTATTGAGTTCCCTATCCGTACCATATCTTTCGAATCAACAAGTGATGTTGAGTCTCCATCAGACAAATATCTGAAACACAATAAGGATAATATCTTCATGACTTTCCGCCCTGTAAAGGTTGAACAGATGTATTTTGTTAATCGTCAGAAGATTAACTTCATGTGGGAGACTGACTATGGTTTGGCTACAAGCTTTGAGATTCGTACAGAGAGTAACAGACCTACAGGTAAGCTTGTCTATGAGAAAATGGATGGTACGTTGGTTGACAAACTGCGTGTGAGTGAGATTAGTCTTGGATTCAATTATCGTCCTGGACAATCTTATGTGAACTCAAAGCAAAAGCGTATGACTGTAAATCTCGATGCGCCAGAGTTCAATGTTACGCATACAATGGGCATTAAGCATTTCTTAGGTAGTGACTTTAATACTAATCTTACGGAGGTTTCTATCTATAAACGTTTCTGGTTAGGAAGTTGGGGACATGTTGATACACGTGTACAAGGTGGTGCACAATGGAATAAGGTACCATTCCAATTCCTTATTACTCCTCCTGTGAACACGTCTTATTTCGAGCATCAAGGAACATTCAACCTCATGAAAGGACTTGAATTCCTTAATGACCGATATGCACAGTTTAATCTTGCATGGGACTTAGAGGGTAAGATTTTCAATCGTATTCCACTCATTAAGAAGTTGAAGTGGCGTGAGTATGTTGCCTTTAAAGGTATGTGGGGACATTTGACAGATAAGAACAACCCATATTTACCACAGAATTCTAATGATACAGAATTGTATAAGTTCCCTGTCGATACACGTGTTATGACACGCGATCCTTACATGGAGTTTGTTGTCGGAGTACATAATATCTTCAAGTTTTTGGAGGTAGATTACGTTCGTCGACTAACTTATACACATGCTCCGGGTATCTCAAAGAATGGTATTCGATTTGGTTTTAATCTGGTTTTCTAA
- the crcB gene encoding fluoride efflux transporter CrcB, translating to MIKDVLLVGIGSFVGGSLRMVISKYLQLAVVGSFPLGTMVVNVLGCFLIGIFSSLTNDHGGVSPAVRLMLTTGFCGGFTTFSTFMNEHATLLKGGDGFMISSLYIITSLALGFIALLAGRHLVMSFQ from the coding sequence ATGATAAAGGATGTTCTTTTAGTAGGTATTGGAAGTTTTGTTGGCGGCAGTCTTCGAATGGTTATCTCGAAGTATTTACAACTTGCTGTAGTAGGTTCATTCCCTTTGGGAACAATGGTCGTCAACGTGCTTGGCTGTTTCCTTATAGGTATCTTCTCTTCATTAACTAATGATCATGGCGGAGTCAGTCCTGCTGTTCGCCTTATGCTCACTACTGGTTTCTGTGGAGGTTTCACAACCTTTTCAACTTTTATGAATGAGCATGCAACGTTATTAAAGGGAGGGGATGGTTTTATGATTTCTTCCCTTTATATCATTACCTCGCTTGCATTAGGCTTTATCGCTTTATTAGCAGGTCGCCACCTTGTTATGTCTTTTCAATGA
- the fabD gene encoding ACP S-malonyltransferase produces the protein MKAFVFPGQGSQFVGMGKDLYDNNPLAKELFDKADEILGFKITEIMFAGTDEQLKETKVTQPAVFLHSVISALCLGDEFKPDMVAGHSLGEFSALVAAGALSFEDGLKLVAARANAMQKACELNPGTMAAIIGLADEKVEEICASVSKEGKVCVAANFNCPGQLVISGSTEGINEACELMKAAGAKRALPLKVGGAFHSPLMQPAKDELQAAIEATIFNAPKCPVYQNVDALPHTDPAEIQKNLIAQLTSSVRWTKSAQNMIADGANEFVECGPGAALQGMLARIDKTVNAHGV, from the coding sequence ATGAAAGCATTTGTATTCCCTGGACAGGGATCTCAGTTTGTTGGTATGGGTAAGGACCTCTATGACAATAACCCATTAGCAAAGGAACTTTTCGATAAGGCTGACGAGATTCTTGGCTTCAAGATAACCGAGATTATGTTTGCTGGTACTGACGAGCAGCTGAAAGAAACTAAGGTAACTCAGCCTGCCGTATTCCTTCATAGCGTTATTTCTGCTCTTTGCTTAGGCGATGAGTTCAAGCCAGATATGGTAGCAGGTCACTCTTTGGGTGAGTTCTCAGCACTCGTTGCTGCTGGTGCATTGAGCTTCGAAGATGGTTTGAAGCTTGTTGCTGCACGTGCTAATGCTATGCAGAAGGCTTGTGAACTGAATCCTGGTACTATGGCAGCTATCATCGGCTTGGCTGATGAGAAGGTTGAGGAAATCTGTGCATCTGTATCTAAAGAGGGTAAGGTTTGTGTTGCAGCTAACTTCAACTGCCCTGGTCAGTTGGTTATCTCTGGTTCAACAGAGGGTATCAATGAGGCTTGCGAGTTGATGAAGGCGGCTGGTGCTAAGCGTGCATTGCCATTGAAGGTAGGTGGTGCTTTCCACTCTCCATTGATGCAGCCAGCTAAGGACGAGTTGCAGGCAGCTATTGAGGCAACTATATTCAATGCACCAAAGTGTCCAGTTTATCAGAACGTAGATGCATTGCCACATACAGATCCAGCTGAGATTCAGAAGAACCTTATCGCTCAGCTTACATCAAGCGTACGTTGGACAAAGAGCGCACAGAACATGATTGCCGATGGTGCTAACGAGTTCGTAGAGTGTGGGCCGGGTGCTGCTTTGCAGGGTATGCTTGCTCGTATTGATAAGACCGTTAATGCACACGGTGTGTAG
- a CDS encoding alpha-amylase family glycosyl hydrolase: MKTKLVIYQVFTRTFGNKNLTKKENGTLAENGVGKMNDFDEDMLRRIHDFGVTHLWYTGVIRHATCTDYSAFGIPTQNPRVVKGRAGSPYAITDYYDIDPDIAVDVDARMAEFEALVARTHAEGMKMIIDFVPNHVARQYKSIAKPEGVEDLGEGDDTSKHFDTQNNFYYCPGEELDLSGVVENTYAHGAEAYHEFPAKCTGNDRFDSHPQQNDWYETIKLNYGVDYCDAGGRSYHYNPVPSTWKKMTDILLFWAAKGVDGFRCDMVEMVPHEFWAYATLQVKERYPEMIFIGEVYDPNQYRMYVESGFDYLYDKVGMYDCIRGVMCDERPASSITHEWQQVDDIRDHMLYFLENHDEQRIASDFFAGNPWKGVPGMIVSALLQQNPVMVYAGQEFGERGMDKEGFSGQDGRSTIFDYWTSDAIYKGFFNRKALTIDEKKLSLVYQGLLRFCNREKAVREGQTFDLMYVNNQSYQFNPRKQFAFLRKADDEVLLVVANFDQKRVYINVVIPSHAYDFLALPEQEVEMTDLLSGFTKVVDLKRDGQVALDVEANYGRIYKFNIKKKTVDYVLNSHNKDEFPPAHTAEHLLNQVMIRMFGAERSNNAHIERKKSKMTFILDHKPNRKEEKAIEEEMNRLIAEDLPVTFEMVDRNHIPEGVTVDRLPEDASEMLRLVRIGDFDACLCIGKHVRSTAQIGRFEMLGTNWDEQKRAFRVRFKVIPA, encoded by the coding sequence ATGAAAACTAAATTAGTTATCTACCAAGTTTTCACTCGTACTTTCGGTAATAAGAACCTTACAAAGAAGGAGAATGGTACATTAGCTGAGAACGGGGTAGGGAAGATGAATGACTTTGATGAGGATATGTTGCGACGCATCCATGACTTCGGTGTTACTCATCTTTGGTATACAGGCGTAATCCGCCATGCAACGTGTACAGATTATTCTGCTTTTGGTATACCTACACAGAACCCTCGTGTTGTAAAGGGACGTGCTGGCTCGCCTTACGCCATCACGGATTATTATGATATTGACCCTGACATAGCAGTAGATGTAGATGCTCGTATGGCAGAGTTTGAGGCACTTGTAGCCCGTACACATGCTGAAGGTATGAAGATGATTATAGACTTTGTGCCTAATCATGTAGCTCGCCAGTATAAGAGTATAGCTAAGCCTGAGGGTGTTGAAGACCTTGGAGAAGGTGATGATACGAGCAAGCACTTTGATACTCAAAACAATTTCTATTACTGTCCAGGCGAAGAACTTGACCTTTCAGGAGTTGTTGAGAATACTTATGCTCATGGTGCTGAGGCTTATCATGAGTTCCCTGCAAAGTGTACTGGTAACGATCGTTTCGATTCTCACCCTCAGCAGAATGACTGGTATGAGACCATTAAGCTAAACTATGGTGTTGACTATTGTGATGCTGGTGGAAGAAGTTATCACTATAATCCTGTCCCTTCTACATGGAAGAAGATGACTGATATCCTTCTTTTCTGGGCAGCAAAGGGTGTTGATGGCTTTCGTTGTGACATGGTAGAGATGGTTCCGCACGAGTTTTGGGCTTACGCAACACTGCAGGTGAAGGAGCGTTATCCTGAGATGATATTCATTGGTGAGGTTTACGATCCTAACCAATATCGTATGTATGTAGAGTCAGGTTTCGACTATCTCTACGATAAGGTGGGTATGTATGACTGTATCCGTGGTGTGATGTGTGACGAGCGTCCTGCTTCTTCTATCACCCATGAGTGGCAGCAGGTTGACGATATTCGTGACCACATGCTATATTTTCTTGAAAATCATGATGAGCAACGTATAGCTTCTGATTTCTTTGCGGGTAATCCTTGGAAGGGAGTTCCCGGTATGATTGTGTCTGCTCTTCTTCAGCAGAACCCTGTTATGGTATATGCAGGACAGGAGTTTGGCGAAAGAGGTATGGATAAGGAAGGCTTTTCGGGGCAGGATGGTCGTTCAACCATCTTTGACTACTGGACGAGCGATGCTATCTATAAAGGCTTTTTTAATCGTAAAGCCTTGACAATAGACGAAAAGAAACTCTCTCTTGTATATCAAGGACTTCTCCGTTTTTGCAATCGTGAAAAAGCTGTCAGGGAAGGACAGACTTTTGATCTTATGTATGTGAATAATCAGAGTTATCAGTTTAATCCTCGCAAGCAGTTTGCTTTCTTGCGTAAGGCGGATGATGAAGTGTTATTGGTTGTTGCCAACTTCGACCAAAAGCGAGTGTATATCAATGTAGTCATTCCTTCTCATGCGTATGATTTCCTCGCTCTGCCCGAACAGGAGGTAGAAATGACCGACTTGCTTTCTGGTTTTACAAAGGTAGTAGACTTGAAGCGTGATGGTCAGGTTGCATTGGATGTAGAGGCGAACTATGGTAGGATTTATAAGTTTAATATAAAGAAGAAGACAGTGGACTATGTATTAAATTCACACAATAAAGATGAGTTTCCTCCTGCCCATACAGCAGAGCATCTGCTGAATCAGGTGATGATTCGTATGTTTGGGGCAGAGCGTAGTAATAATGCTCACATCGAACGGAAGAAGAGTAAGATGACTTTTATACTTGATCATAAACCAAACCGTAAGGAAGAAAAGGCGATAGAGGAGGAGATGAATCGTCTTATTGCTGAAGACTTGCCTGTAACTTTTGAAATGGTCGACCGCAATCATATCCCCGAAGGTGTTACTGTTGATAGACTTCCAGAAGATGCTTCAGAGATGTTGCGATTGGTTCGTATTGGTGATTTTGATGCTTGCCTTTGCATAGGTAAGCACGTTCGTTCAACCGCTCAGATTGGTCGCTTTGAGATGTTGGGTACAAACTGGGATGAGCAGAAACGCGCATTCAGAGTACGCTTTAAAGTCATTCCGGCTTAA
- a CDS encoding Rne/Rng family ribonuclease, which yields MTSEVIIDAQPKEISIALLEDKRLVEYQREPREASFSVGNIYVAKVKKLMPGLNACFVDVGYERDAFLHYLDLGSQFNSYAKYLKQVQSDRKKLYPIQKATRLPDLQKDGTVQNTLQVGQEVMVQIVKEPISTKGPRLTGEISFAGRFLVLIPFGHKVSVSSKIKSGEERARLKQLIQSITPKNFGVIVRTVAEGKRVAELDAEMKVLLSRWNEAITRLQKTQERPQLVFEETGRAVAMLRDLFNPTYENIYVNDDEICTAVQHYVSLIAPEKAGIVKKYTGKVPIFDNFDVTKQIKSSFGKTINYGHGCYLIIEHTEAMHVVDVNSGNRTKEKAQEQNALDTNLGAADELARQLRLRDMGGIIVVDFIDMNLAEDRQMLYERMCKNMQKDRARHNILPLSKFGLMQITRQRVRPVMDVDVDENCPTCFGSGKIRSSILFTDQLERKIDRLVNKVGVKKFYLHVHPYVAAYINKGLISLKRKWQMKYGLGVNIIPSQKLAYLQYEFYDANQQFIDMKEQNDKS from the coding sequence ATGACAAGCGAAGTAATTATTGATGCCCAACCGAAAGAGATTTCGATAGCTCTACTCGAAGACAAGCGTCTGGTTGAATACCAGCGTGAGCCAAGAGAGGCGAGCTTCTCGGTTGGAAACATCTACGTGGCAAAGGTAAAGAAACTGATGCCAGGGCTGAATGCCTGCTTTGTAGATGTAGGTTATGAGCGTGACGCCTTTCTTCATTATCTTGACTTAGGGAGCCAATTCAACTCCTATGCAAAGTATCTGAAACAGGTTCAGAGCGACCGCAAGAAACTTTATCCCATTCAGAAAGCCACTCGCCTACCCGACTTGCAAAAGGACGGAACAGTTCAAAACACACTGCAGGTAGGACAAGAGGTGATGGTGCAGATTGTTAAAGAACCCATTTCCACCAAAGGACCTCGCCTTACAGGCGAAATATCATTCGCTGGCAGATTCCTGGTGCTTATACCATTCGGGCATAAAGTTAGCGTATCTTCTAAAATCAAAAGCGGCGAAGAACGTGCACGCCTCAAGCAGCTCATACAGAGTATTACACCAAAGAACTTCGGTGTAATTGTCCGTACAGTAGCTGAAGGAAAGCGCGTAGCCGAGCTTGACGCTGAGATGAAAGTCCTACTGAGCCGCTGGAATGAAGCAATCACAAGACTGCAGAAAACGCAGGAACGCCCTCAACTTGTTTTTGAGGAGACTGGACGTGCTGTTGCGATGCTGCGTGACCTCTTCAATCCAACCTACGAAAACATCTACGTCAACGATGACGAGATTTGCACTGCCGTTCAACACTACGTCTCTCTAATAGCCCCTGAAAAGGCGGGCATAGTGAAGAAGTACACTGGTAAGGTGCCAATCTTTGACAACTTTGACGTTACGAAGCAAATTAAATCAAGCTTCGGCAAGACTATCAATTATGGTCATGGATGCTACCTCATCATTGAACACACTGAGGCAATGCACGTTGTAGATGTGAATAGTGGTAACAGAACAAAGGAAAAAGCACAGGAACAGAATGCTCTTGACACCAACCTTGGTGCTGCCGACGAGTTAGCCCGACAGCTTCGACTGCGTGACATGGGTGGAATCATTGTCGTTGACTTTATCGACATGAATCTTGCTGAGGACCGCCAGATGCTGTACGAGCGTATGTGTAAGAACATGCAGAAGGACCGTGCACGTCACAATATCCTTCCTTTGAGCAAGTTCGGACTGATGCAGATTACTCGTCAGCGTGTACGCCCAGTAATGGATGTAGATGTAGATGAGAACTGCCCTACTTGTTTCGGTAGTGGTAAGATTCGTTCAAGCATTCTCTTTACCGATCAATTGGAGCGTAAGATAGACCGATTGGTTAATAAGGTTGGAGTAAAGAAATTCTATTTGCACGTTCATCCTTACGTTGCAGCTTACATTAACAAGGGTCTTATTTCCTTGAAACGTAAGTGGCAAATGAAGTATGGTTTAGGTGTAAATATCATTCCTTCACAGAAACTCGCCTATTTGCAGTATGAGTTTTATGATGCGAATCAGCAGTTCATTGATATGAAGGAACAGAACGATAAATCCTAA